Proteins from a genomic interval of Trifolium pratense cultivar HEN17-A07 linkage group LG6, ARS_RC_1.1, whole genome shotgun sequence:
- the LOC123888345 gene encoding zinc finger AN1 and C2H2 domain-containing stress-associated protein 13-like, with translation MGTPEFPDLGKHCSVSDCRQIDFLPFTCDRCNQVYCLEHRSYIKHHCTKPNKNDVTVVICPLCAKGVRLIPDQDPNIVWDIHVNTDCDPSNYEKVTKKKKCPVPRCRETLVFSNTIKCRDCEVDHCLKHRFGPDHKCSGPKKLETSFSFMSLLNSSKEESKPNLNSTTTSSKWSSSFLDLASKLSGEINQAWRGIGQSSGSGNANNQMEKCPLCDAKFSSATSLVNHAKKVHQRNGSKRYGVKNVSISACPKCSKGFLDPVSLVEHVERDHGGSS, from the exons ATGGGGACTCCTGAATTCCCAGATCTAGGCAAGCATTGTTCTGTTTCTGATTGCAGACAAATCGATTTCTTGCCTTTCACATGTGATCGCTGCAATCAG GTATATTGTTTGGAGCACCGAAGTTATATTAAACATCACtgtacaaaaccaaacaaaaatgaTGTCACTGTTGTTATATGTCCACTTTGTGCCAAAGGGGTTCGTCTAATTCCTGATCAAGATCCAAACATAGTTTGGGATATTCATGTCAACACAGACTGTGACCCATCAAATTATGAAAAagtcacaaaaaagaaaaagtgtcCTGTCCCAAGATGTAGAGAAACCTTGGTATTCTCAAACACAATCAAGTGTAGAGATTGTGAGGTAGATCATTGTTTGAAACATAGATTTGGACCTGATCACAAATGTTCTGGACCCAAAAAGTTGGAAACAAGTTTTTCATTTATGAGTCTTTTGAATAGTAGTAAAGAAGAATCAAAACCCAATTTAAATTCAACAACCACATCATCTAAATGGTCTTCAAGCTTTCTTGACTTGGCTTCTAAATTGAGTGGTGAAATTAACCAAGCATGGCGTGGAATAGGACAGAGTAGTGGCAGTGGTAATGCAAATAATCAAATGGAGAAGTGTCCATTATGTGATGCTAAGTTTTCCTCGGCGACTAGTTTGGTGAATCACGCGAAAAAAGTTCATCAAAGGAATGGTAGCAAGCGATATGGGGTAAAGAACGTATCGATCTCTGCATGTCCGAAGTGTAGTAAAGGTTTTTTGGACCCGGTTTCACTTGTGGAACATGTTGAGAGGGATCATGGTGGTAGTTCTTGA
- the LOC123888347 gene encoding uncharacterized protein LOC123888347 — MDGRQGSEMQPYVEAPPKVAETNRYSHRSIETLIVVIAVITIVGVIAGMIARLCGGRHFGGNGENDIEGWVEKKCRSCIDGGLPSPPPPPLAPEAPKPEEPKAEPKPEAAATGGDVSK, encoded by the coding sequence atggATGGAAGACAAGGGAGTGAAATGCAGCCTTATGTTGAGGCACCACCAAAAGTGGCGGAAACAAATCGTTATTCACATAGATCAATTGAGACACTTATAGTGGTCATAGCAGTGATTACTATAGTAGGTGTAATTGCAGGAATGATAGCAAGGTTGTGTGGTGGAAGACACTTTGGAGGCAATGGTGAGAATGATATAGAAGGTTGGGTTGAAAAGAAGTGTAGAAGTTGTATTGATGGAGGACTTccttcaccaccaccaccaccactggCACCGGAAGCACCTAAACCTGAAGAACCAAAGGCAGAACCAAAGCCAGAAGCTGCAGCAACAGGAGGAGATGTGAGTAAATGA
- the LOC123888348 gene encoding polygalacturonase-like has product MALLRHFLISLFTIIIIISFVACNSNLQEDPLITTYVDDSPSNDDADTLLFKNFINQNTNNILRFDATSRSLEIVNVNDYGAKGNGYTDDTQAFKKAWEVVCSSGEAIFVVPEDNNYLLKPIRFSGPCKSNITVQISGSLEASDDRSDYSEDQRHWLIFHNVQKLLVNGGGTINGKGSIWWKNSCKRNKKKPCKDAPTALTFDNCEDLIVENLKIENAQQIHVSFQDSINVKASDLNVSSPEDSPNTDGIHVTNTQNIKISSSIIGTGDDCISIVHGSKNVEATNITCGPGHGISIGSLGAGKSKEFVSEVTVNGAKISGTKNGVRIKTWPGGSGSATNIKFLNIEMDNVTNPIIIDQNYCDKKKKPCKKSDSAVQISNVLYQNIIGKSASDVAVKFDCSEKFPCKEIALENIDLQYDEGEDAKALCNSVELFYTGHVTPRCYS; this is encoded by the exons ATGGCTCTTCTAAGACATTTCCTCATCTCATTATtcactatcatcatcatcatttcttTTGTTGCTTGTAATAGCAACTTGCAAGAGGACCCACTTATTACTACATACGTTGATGATTCACCTTCCAATGATGATGCTGACACATTATTATTCAAGAACTTCATCAaccaaaacacaaataatattttgagaTTTGATGCCACTTCACGTTCACTAGAAATTGTTAATGTCAATGATTATGGAGCTAAAGGGAATGGTTATACTGATGATACACAG GCATTCAAGAAGGCTTGGGAAGTAGTATGTTCTTCAGGAGAAGCAATTTTTGTGGTACCTGAAGATAATAATTATCTACTCAAACCAATCAGATTCTCTGGTCCATGTAAATCTAACATAACAGTCCAG aTATCTGGAAGTCTTGAAGCATCAGATGATCGATCAGATTATAGTGAAGATCAAAGACATTGGCTTATATTTCACAATGTTCAAAAACTATTAGTTAATGGTGGTGGAACCATCAATGGAAAAGGAAGTATATGGTGGAAAAACTCATGTAAAAGGAACAAAAAGAAA CCTTGCAAGGATGCCCCAACG GCTCTAACATTTGATAATTGTGAGGACTTGATAGTTGAGAATTTGAAGATAGAAAATGCGCAACAAATCCATGTTTCATTCCAAGATTCGATTAACGTTAAAGCTTCCGATCTCAACGTGTCATCACCAGAGGATAGTCCTAACACCGATGGAATTCATGTCACCAATACCCAAAACATCAAAATCTCTAGCTCTATCATAGGAACTG gtGACGATTGTATATCAATTGTACATGGATCTAAGAATGTAGAAGCCACAAACATAACTTGTGGACCAGGCCATGGCATCAG TATTGGAAGCTTGGGGGCTGGAAAATCAAAAGAATTTGTTTCTGAAGTAACAGTGAATGGAGCTAAGATTTCTGGAACTAAAAATGGAGTTAGAATTAAAACATGGCCG GGAGGTTCAGGAAGTGCCACCAACATAAAATTTCTGAACATTGAAATGGACAATGTGACCAATCCCATAATAATAGACCAGAATTACTGTGACAAGAAAAAAAAGCCATGCAAAAAATCG GACTCTGCTGTCCAAATTAGCAATGTGTTGTACCAGAATATAATAGGTAAAAGTGCTTCTGATGTAGCTGTGAAGTTTGATTGCAGTGAGAAATTTCCATGTAAGGAGATAGCATTGGAGAACATAGACTTGCAATATGATGAAGGAGAAGATGCTAAGGCTTTATGCAACAGTGTTGAATTGTTTTACACAGGACATGTTACCCCTCGCTGCTACTCATAG